ATATGAAGGAAACAGGATACAGGATAGCGATGTGCTGCTCATCATGGTATCTGCGCTGGATGAGCTGGCGGTAAGGCCCTTTAATCTGAGCACCATGACGGCCACAAACACTGAAGGCGGCGGGGGCGCTGGAGCTGCTCCAAGTGAGTATATAGTGAATGCGGACGGTTATATTCACTTTCCTGTTCTGGGTTCAATCTATGTAAGGGGAATGACCCATCAGCAGTTGCGTACCGATTTGGAGGGAAGGCTGAAGCGCTATCTGACAGAGCCCTTGGTTTCAGTCTCTTTAAAGAATTTTAACATCAGTGTTTTGGGCGAAGTAAAAAACCCTGGGCAGCATACAAGTACGACCCAGAAAGTGAATGTTTTTCAGGCCCTGGCACTTGCCGGAGACCTGACTGATAACAGCGACCGAACCAAAGTGAAACTCATCCGGGCCCAGGAAGGCGCGCCGGATCTGGTGGTGAACCTGGATTTGTCCAATGCAAATATTACCACCTCTCCTTACTACTACTTGCAGCAGAATGACATATTGTACGCGGAACCTGATACCAATAAACAGATTGCTGCCAATACAAACCCAAACAGGAACCTCTGGTTTCAGATAGGCGGCGCTGCTTTAGGTCTGCTCACGCTAATCATCAGCATAACCCGTTAGAATTTTATGGAATTACTTGAGCCAGTAAACGCTGCTAAAAAAAGTCCGCTGAATTTAAAAAAAGAAATCGCGAGATACCTGAAGAAATGGCCCTGGATGCTGCTGAGCCTCCTGTTGTTCTACATCGCGGCTAATGTATATTTACGCTACGCCACCGATGTCTATCTTACAAAATCCAGTGTACAGATTGAAAACATGGAAAAAGGAAGTCTGGGGGCCATTCAGAATATGGGGGCCGTACCGGTAATGTCGAAACAGGGTTCCGGGGTGGAAATCCCAATCATCCTTTCACGGCCCATCCTGTACGAAGTAGTAAAAACACTCAATGCCGATGTGCGGTTTACAGTAAAAGGTCAGGTAAAAGAAGTAGAGTTGTATGAGGAATCCCCAGTGGAAATACGCATCCTGAACCTTAAGGATGCGGCCGGTTTTAGCGGCCAGACTTTTACTTTTACCGCTAAAGGGAACACCTCTTTCGAATTAAAGTCAGCGGAGGGCAAGGCCTATCATTTTCCTTATAATACCGTATGTACACTGGATTTCGGAACCTTTACCGTAAAGCCGAAAGCAGGTTTCCGTGCGATACAGCCGATGCAAGTGCACTTTATGAACGCCATAAAGGTGGCCGAAGGTTTACAGGGTGCCATCACCATTACCGAAAATGAGCTGAATACGGAGATTCTTGAGCTTGCCCACAGAACGGAAGTGCCGGCCAAATCCCGCGAGCTGCTCAATACGCTGATCATGCAGTACAACAAAGCCGATCTGGAGAATAAAAGAGAACAGTCCAAAGTATCGCTGGCCTTTATTGATGAAAGGCTGGAGGTACTCACGCAGGACCTGGGCGGTATTGAAAGTCAGAAGGAAGGGTTTAAACGCCAGAACAAGATTGCCGATTTAGCGGTGCAGGCAGAAATGTCTTTGCAGAATGCGAACGAAAACACCAAGGCGCTGTTAGAGCAGGCCACCCAGTTGGAAATGGTGAATGCGGTGCTGAATGCGGCCAACCGAAGCAGCCGCGAGCAGCTGCTGCCGGCAGGTGTGGGACTTCCCGATGGCGTGGATCAGGCTGTTACCCAGTACAACGACCTGATCATCACACGCAACAGGACCTTAAGGCAGGCCACACCAGCCAACCCGGCGGTGCAGGAGTTAAATAAAGAAATCACCTCACTGAAGTCACTGATTCAGGAAAACCTGACGAAATCAAAGCAGTCGATTCAGATGAACATCGCGCGGCTGAACGGACAGCTGAACGAGTCCAAAACAGATATTGCCAAATTCCCTACCCAGGAAAAGATTTTCCGGAATATCGACCGGCAGCAGAACCTGAAGGAATCACTCTACCTGTACCTCCTTCAGAAAAAGGAGGAAACCTCCATTGCCATGGCGGTAACAATGCCTAAGGTGCGCGTCATCAATCCGGCTTATACCATTTCAGGCCCGGTGGAACCCCAAAGCCAGCAGATACTGCTCGGCAGCCTTTTGGTGGGGCTTCTTCTTCCGGTTCTGGTGCTGTACGGTATATTTGCCCTGGATACTCAGGTGAAATCCAAAAACGACATTACCGACCAGATGCCGGACCTGGCTGTACTGGCAGAAATACCGACCGTGGGCAAAGACGAAAGCGACCTTATTGGGAAAAATGACCTTTCTGTGTATGCGGAAGCGTTCCGGATACTGACTTCCAACCTGAAATTCATGGTGAAAAAGCAGGACATTGCTCCGGTATTTCTTTTTACCTCATCCGTAAAGGGAGAAGGCAAAACCACAATTTCCATTAACGCTGCCATGGCGCTAGCGTCCAATAAGAGAATTATCTTCATTGGGGCGGACCTCCGAAATCCGCAGCTGGGACGCTACGTGCCCAAAACCTATCTCGGGTTGTCGGATTATCTTGCGCAGGACGATCCGGAAAATTACCGTAAATTTATCCGGCAGTCCGACCTCCATGCCAATCTGGACATCATGCAGAGCGGCAGTATACCGCCCAATCCTACCGACCTGCTCGAAGATGAAAAGCTGGGTCTGCTCCTTGACAGGCTGAAGAAAGAATATGATTATATACTGATAGATTCGGCGCCGATGATGATGGTCAGCGATTCCTTCCACATATTGCGATTTGCAGACGTGGTCATTTATGTGGTTAGGGCAAACTATACAGAGAAGGAACTTCTGAATTATGCCAAAACTGTTGCTGAAGACGAAAATGTGAAGAAGATGGCCTTTGTCCTGAATGACGTTCATAAGAATGAAATGCGCTACGGCTATGGCGGAAAATACAGTTATGGTTATACCGCGGAAAAAGAAAGAAAAGGTTTTTTTGATTTTCTCAAAAGAAATAATTAATGAAAAAAGTACTCGTTACCGGTGGAGCCGGTTTCATAGGTTCTAATTTGAGTGAAGCTCTCATTACACAGGGTTATCAGGTGAGATGCCTGGATAATTTTGCGACCGGTAAAAGGGAAAATTTGACAGAGCTTCTGAAATCAAAAAGATATGAACTGATTGAAGGGGATATCCGCAATTTTGAAACATGTCTCCAGGCCTGTGAAGGGATAGACTATGTGCTGCACCAGGCCGCACTGGGTTCGGTTCCCCGCTCGATCAATGATCCCATTACAAGCAATGAAGTTAATGTAGAGGGATTTCTTAATATGCTGAAAGCTGCATCCGAGAACAATGTTAAACGGTTTGTCTACGCGGCCAGCTCGTCCACCTATGGAGATTCCACCGCATTGCCGAAAGTGGAGGAAAAAATAGGCAAGCCGCTGTCACCGTACGCGGTAACGAAGCTGGTCAACGAAATCTATGCGGATGTGTTCCATCGTACTTACGGAATTGACACCATCGGACTTCGCTATTTTAATGTTTTTGGCAGAAAACAGGATCCAAACGGCGCTTATGCGGCGGTTATTCCCAAGTTTACGATGCAGCTGATGAACTATGAATCTCCGGTAATCAATGGTGACGGCACTTATTCCCGAGATTTCACCTATATCGATAATGTGATCCAGATGAATTTGCTTGCGATGGAAACGGATAATACAGAAGCACTAAACGAAGTTTACAATACTGCTGTTGGCGACCGCACAACGATTAAGGATATGGCTGAACTGCTGAAAAAATACCTCAGTGAATTTGATCCGAAAATTGGTGAGGTGGAAATTAAAAACGGTCCTAACCGTCAGGGAGATGTACCGCACTCGAAGGCAAGCATCGAGAAAGCCCAGCAACTCCTCGGCTACCAACCCAGCCACAAATTTGCAAAAGGTTTGAAAGAAGCAGTGGCGTGGTACTGGGAAAATTTAAAAAAAGTCTGACCGTTCGAACACTGTAAAAACACACGGTCATTTCTTTCCCAT
This DNA window, taken from Chryseobacterium sp. 6424, encodes the following:
- a CDS encoding polysaccharide biosynthesis/export family protein, producing MKHGLFLLLIILGLASCKPKQNMVYMSTGNSSEEIAQAKYEGNRIQDSDVLLIMVSALDELAVRPFNLSTMTATNTEGGGGAGAAPSEYIVNADGYIHFPVLGSIYVRGMTHQQLRTDLEGRLKRYLTEPLVSVSLKNFNISVLGEVKNPGQHTSTTQKVNVFQALALAGDLTDNSDRTKVKLIRAQEGAPDLVVNLDLSNANITTSPYYYLQQNDILYAEPDTNKQIAANTNPNRNLWFQIGGAALGLLTLIISITR
- a CDS encoding GumC family protein, translated to MELLEPVNAAKKSPLNLKKEIARYLKKWPWMLLSLLLFYIAANVYLRYATDVYLTKSSVQIENMEKGSLGAIQNMGAVPVMSKQGSGVEIPIILSRPILYEVVKTLNADVRFTVKGQVKEVELYEESPVEIRILNLKDAAGFSGQTFTFTAKGNTSFELKSAEGKAYHFPYNTVCTLDFGTFTVKPKAGFRAIQPMQVHFMNAIKVAEGLQGAITITENELNTEILELAHRTEVPAKSRELLNTLIMQYNKADLENKREQSKVSLAFIDERLEVLTQDLGGIESQKEGFKRQNKIADLAVQAEMSLQNANENTKALLEQATQLEMVNAVLNAANRSSREQLLPAGVGLPDGVDQAVTQYNDLIITRNRTLRQATPANPAVQELNKEITSLKSLIQENLTKSKQSIQMNIARLNGQLNESKTDIAKFPTQEKIFRNIDRQQNLKESLYLYLLQKKEETSIAMAVTMPKVRVINPAYTISGPVEPQSQQILLGSLLVGLLLPVLVLYGIFALDTQVKSKNDITDQMPDLAVLAEIPTVGKDESDLIGKNDLSVYAEAFRILTSNLKFMVKKQDIAPVFLFTSSVKGEGKTTISINAAMALASNKRIIFIGADLRNPQLGRYVPKTYLGLSDYLAQDDPENYRKFIRQSDLHANLDIMQSGSIPPNPTDLLEDEKLGLLLDRLKKEYDYILIDSAPMMMVSDSFHILRFADVVIYVVRANYTEKELLNYAKTVAEDENVKKMAFVLNDVHKNEMRYGYGGKYSYGYTAEKERKGFFDFLKRNN
- a CDS encoding SDR family oxidoreductase — encoded protein: MKKVLVTGGAGFIGSNLSEALITQGYQVRCLDNFATGKRENLTELLKSKRYELIEGDIRNFETCLQACEGIDYVLHQAALGSVPRSINDPITSNEVNVEGFLNMLKAASENNVKRFVYAASSSTYGDSTALPKVEEKIGKPLSPYAVTKLVNEIYADVFHRTYGIDTIGLRYFNVFGRKQDPNGAYAAVIPKFTMQLMNYESPVINGDGTYSRDFTYIDNVIQMNLLAMETDNTEALNEVYNTAVGDRTTIKDMAELLKKYLSEFDPKIGEVEIKNGPNRQGDVPHSKASIEKAQQLLGYQPSHKFAKGLKEAVAWYWENLKKV